A stretch of Endozoicomonas sp. SCSIO W0465 DNA encodes these proteins:
- the rapZ gene encoding RNase adapter RapZ produces the protein MKLIIISGRSGSGKSSALHTLEDEGFYCVDNLPASMLSQLPDTLKGHHSKPPRMAVSIDVRNLPGALNNFPDLLASLRQKGIDCQVLYLDTDSEKLVSRYSATRRKHPLSNEQTSLREAIALEKNLLIPVVIEADLKIDTTSLSVHQMRDMIRQAFCDDQKREMTVLFQSFGFKNGIPSDADFIFDVRCLPNPFWDESLRGYTGLEQPVIDFLKDEPQVIEMIEDIRVFIEKWLPRFESAQRSYMTIAIGCTGGQHRSVYIGKTLGTLFTSKLERVQVRHRELHE, from the coding sequence ATGAAACTTATCATCATTAGCGGGCGATCCGGTTCTGGAAAAAGTTCAGCCCTGCACACCCTTGAAGATGAGGGTTTTTATTGCGTCGACAACCTTCCGGCCAGCATGCTGAGCCAATTACCCGATACGTTAAAAGGCCATCATTCAAAGCCTCCGAGGATGGCCGTCAGTATTGATGTCCGAAACCTGCCCGGAGCCCTGAATAACTTTCCTGACCTGTTGGCATCCCTCAGGCAAAAAGGTATCGATTGTCAGGTTCTGTACCTGGACACCGACAGTGAAAAACTGGTCAGCCGATACAGTGCTACCCGCAGAAAGCATCCGCTCAGTAATGAGCAGACATCGCTCAGGGAAGCCATAGCGCTGGAAAAAAATCTGCTCATACCTGTGGTGATCGAGGCAGACCTGAAAATCGATACCACCTCGCTCTCCGTCCATCAGATGAGGGACATGATCAGGCAGGCGTTCTGCGATGATCAAAAACGTGAGATGACCGTTCTTTTTCAATCCTTCGGCTTTAAGAACGGCATCCCTTCAGACGCCGACTTTATCTTTGATGTTCGCTGCCTGCCCAACCCTTTCTGGGATGAATCCCTGAGAGGATACACAGGCCTGGAGCAGCCGGTTATCGATTTTCTGAAAGATGAGCCTCAGGTTATCGAAATGATTGAGGATATCCGTGTCTTTATCGAAAAATGGCTCCCACGCTTTGAGTCAGCCCAACGCAGTTATATGACGATTGCCATTGGTTGTACTGGAGGGCAGCACCGCTCAGTCTATATTGGTAAGACACTGGGCACACTGTTTACCAGTAAACTGGAACGGGTTCAGGTCAGACACAGAGAGCTTCACGAATAA
- the pmbA gene encoding metalloprotease PmbA, with the protein MGESSNAVLDPHSEETRLKTLASDILAEAARQGADACEVGISMDAGLSASVRMGDVETVEFNRDQGLGITVYLGKRKGSATTSDSSAKAIRETVKAACDIARYASEDPYAGLADKALMADGDALPDLDLYHPWGIDAQQAIDLAMQCEDAGRAFSPKIVNSDGASVSSHQGCRVYGNSNGFIGSYVSSRHSLSAVLIGAQGDEMQRDYWYTVNRNANELEKAVAVGKKAAERTVCRLGARKVGTAEVPVLFAPEVAAGLIAHFLGAISGGSLYRQASFLLDHLGKPVFPEWMRIYEQPLLKSRMGSASFDNDGLATYAKDFITDGVLQHYILSTYSARKLGMDSTANAGGVNNLFVQSNAGDFDALLKQMGTGLLVTELMGQGVNTVTGDYSRGAGGFWVENGHIQFPVSEVTVAGNLKDIYRNIVAVGNDVDTRGNIQTGSVLISRMKLAGE; encoded by the coding sequence ATGGGCGAATCTTCCAATGCAGTACTGGACCCACACAGTGAAGAGACCAGACTGAAAACACTGGCCAGTGATATTCTGGCTGAGGCCGCCAGACAGGGAGCGGATGCCTGTGAAGTCGGCATCAGTATGGATGCCGGCCTGTCGGCCAGCGTTCGCATGGGCGATGTTGAAACAGTTGAGTTTAACCGTGACCAGGGGCTGGGTATCACCGTCTATCTGGGCAAGCGAAAAGGCTCTGCCACTACCTCTGACAGCAGCGCAAAGGCAATCCGTGAAACGGTAAAAGCCGCCTGCGATATTGCCCGCTACGCTTCCGAAGACCCTTATGCAGGGCTGGCTGATAAAGCGTTAATGGCTGATGGTGATGCGTTGCCTGATCTTGACCTGTACCACCCATGGGGAATTGATGCCCAGCAGGCGATTGATCTGGCCATGCAATGTGAAGATGCCGGCCGCGCTTTCAGTCCTAAAATTGTGAATTCCGATGGTGCCAGTGTCTCTAGCCATCAGGGTTGTCGTGTGTATGGCAACAGCAACGGGTTTATTGGCAGTTATGTTTCCAGTCGCCACAGTCTGAGCGCGGTGTTGATTGGCGCGCAGGGTGACGAGATGCAGCGGGATTACTGGTACACAGTAAACCGTAATGCCAACGAGCTGGAAAAAGCCGTTGCTGTTGGCAAGAAAGCCGCCGAGCGCACGGTCTGCAGACTGGGAGCCCGGAAAGTAGGCACTGCCGAAGTACCCGTACTGTTTGCACCGGAGGTGGCTGCCGGTCTTATTGCTCATTTCCTGGGGGCGATCAGTGGTGGCAGCCTTTATCGCCAGGCTTCTTTCCTGCTGGATCACCTGGGTAAACCGGTGTTCCCTGAATGGATGCGTATTTATGAACAACCGTTGTTGAAAAGCAGGATGGGTTCCGCCAGTTTTGACAATGATGGTCTGGCGACCTACGCCAAGGACTTTATTACTGACGGCGTGCTGCAGCATTATATTTTAAGTACCTACTCTGCACGAAAGCTGGGGATGGACAGTACTGCCAACGCCGGGGGTGTTAACAACCTGTTTGTGCAAAGCAATGCAGGAGACTTTGATGCGTTGCTGAAACAGATGGGCACCGGGTTACTGGTTACTGAGCTTATGGGACAAGGGGTTAATACGGTGACCGGAGACTATTCCCGGGGTGCTGGTGGCTTCTGGGTAGAAAATGGTCACATTCAGTTTCCGGTTTCAGAAGTGACCGTTGCCGGGAATCTGAAGGACATCTACCGGAACATTGTTGCCGTGGGTAATGATGTGGATACCCGTGGGAATATCCAGACCGGTTCAGTTCTGATCAGCCGTATGAAACTGGCTGGCGAATAA
- a CDS encoding HPr family phosphocarrier protein codes for MITYRKKIINKLGLHARAASRFVSTSSAFASEIEIGFNGRKVDGKSIMAVMMLAAGQGSELELHCDGHDEEAACLALCELIDDRFGEEE; via the coding sequence ATGATTACCTATCGGAAAAAAATTATTAACAAGCTGGGCTTGCACGCCCGGGCGGCATCCAGGTTTGTTTCCACATCATCGGCTTTTGCCAGTGAGATTGAAATCGGGTTCAATGGGCGCAAGGTCGATGGCAAGAGTATCATGGCGGTCATGATGCTCGCTGCAGGACAGGGCTCGGAGCTTGAGCTTCATTGTGATGGTCACGATGAAGAGGCCGCTTGTCTTGCCCTGTGCGAATTGATTGATGACCGCTTTGGCGAAGAAGAGTAA
- the hpf gene encoding ribosome hibernation-promoting factor, HPF/YfiA family — protein MQVNISGHHVEVTEALHDYVIKKLERLASHFDHITNVQVTLSVEKLVQKVEAILHTRGAEINATAEHEDMYAAIDLLSDKLDRQLVKQKEKALNRQQGASGHAL, from the coding sequence ATGCAAGTCAACATCAGTGGACATCATGTCGAGGTAACAGAAGCTCTGCACGACTATGTGATCAAGAAACTGGAACGTCTTGCTTCACATTTTGATCATATCACCAATGTACAGGTGACCCTGAGTGTAGAAAAGCTGGTGCAGAAAGTAGAAGCTATTCTGCATACCCGCGGAGCCGAGATTAATGCGACCGCCGAGCACGAAGACATGTACGCAGCCATTGACCTGCTCTCGGACAAGTTGGATCGGCAGCTGGTTAAACAAAAAGAGAAAGCCTTAAACAGGCAACAGGGCGCCAGTGGCCATGCCCTTTGA
- a CDS encoding PTS sugar transporter subunit IIA: MIIHRILTPERTLDGVHGVSKKKILEFIAERISSDVPEINTNELFEALVARERLGTTGLGEGVAIPHCRCKACPAPIGLFIRLAEPVDFDSVDRKPVDLIFALIVPEGENQEHLEILRALAERFHSALTLQKIRSATNTTMLYRTMSE; this comes from the coding sequence ATGATAATTCATCGCATCCTAACCCCCGAGCGCACCCTGGACGGTGTGCACGGGGTCAGCAAAAAGAAAATTCTGGAATTTATCGCTGAACGTATCAGTAGCGACGTTCCCGAAATCAATACCAATGAACTCTTTGAAGCCCTGGTTGCCCGGGAGCGTCTCGGCACAACCGGACTGGGTGAAGGCGTGGCTATTCCTCACTGTCGCTGTAAAGCCTGCCCAGCCCCCATCGGTCTCTTTATACGACTGGCGGAGCCTGTTGATTTTGATTCTGTAGACCGAAAGCCCGTTGATCTGATATTTGCGTTGATCGTGCCTGAAGGTGAAAACCAGGAGCATCTGGAAATTTTAAGAGCACTGGCGGAAAGGTTTCATTCAGCCTTGACTCTTCAGAAAATACGTTCGGCTACTAATACGACAATGCTCTATCGTACTATGAGCGAATAG
- the mgtE gene encoding magnesium transporter has protein sequence MAQQLQLSIGEAELKKLNDALEHGVSAELRTMLNTLPPADTAHLLESSPPKLRSLLWRLIDREQEGDVLQELSEDVRQFFLDRMNIAELKAITEGQDVDDIADLLQQLPDTITRQVLDSMNSQDRQRVEAVLAYPEDSAGGLMNTDTITVRPNNTVDVVLRYLRRHEGIPDTTDSLLVVNRRDEYIGRLPLTLLLTTEPGATVREVMLTDLSPIPANMEDTQVAQLFERQDLISAPVVNENGKLLGRITIDDVVDVIREEAEHSMMSMAGLDDDEDTFAPALRTARRRAVWLGFNLITAFIAASVIGLFQHTIDKVVALAVLMPIVAGMGGNAGSQALTLVIRGMALGQISKTNLKWLLSRELVAGFLNGLLWATLVAIIAWLWFDDPIISLVIACAMVINLSVAVITGAMLPVLLKSLHIDPALAGSIILTTISDVVGFLSFLGLATIFYG, from the coding sequence ATGGCGCAGCAGCTGCAATTGAGCATCGGTGAAGCCGAGCTGAAAAAACTTAATGATGCGCTTGAACACGGTGTTTCTGCAGAATTGCGCACCATGTTGAACACCTTGCCACCTGCTGACACAGCACACTTACTGGAGTCCTCCCCACCGAAATTACGCAGCCTTTTGTGGCGCTTGATTGACCGTGAACAGGAGGGTGATGTTCTTCAGGAGCTGAGCGAAGACGTCCGCCAGTTCTTTCTTGACCGAATGAACATTGCCGAACTGAAAGCGATTACTGAAGGTCAGGATGTGGATGATATCGCAGACCTTCTGCAGCAACTGCCGGATACCATCACCCGACAGGTTCTGGACTCCATGAACAGTCAGGACCGGCAACGGGTGGAAGCGGTTCTGGCTTACCCGGAAGACTCCGCCGGTGGCTTGATGAACACCGACACGATTACCGTGCGCCCCAACAACACCGTGGATGTTGTGCTTCGCTACCTTCGCCGCCACGAAGGTATTCCGGATACCACTGATAGTCTGTTGGTCGTTAACCGCCGCGATGAATACATTGGTCGCCTGCCCCTGACCTTACTGCTGACAACCGAGCCGGGTGCCACCGTCAGAGAGGTTATGCTAACGGACCTGTCCCCCATTCCTGCCAATATGGAAGACACACAGGTTGCCCAGCTATTTGAGCGACAGGACCTTATTTCTGCTCCCGTGGTCAATGAAAATGGCAAACTGCTCGGACGGATCACCATTGATGATGTGGTTGACGTTATCCGCGAAGAGGCCGAGCACTCGATGATGAGCATGGCCGGCCTGGATGATGACGAAGATACGTTTGCCCCGGCATTGCGAACAGCCCGGCGCCGGGCTGTCTGGCTGGGTTTTAACCTGATTACGGCATTTATTGCCGCATCGGTGATTGGTCTTTTCCAGCACACTATCGATAAAGTGGTGGCTCTGGCAGTATTGATGCCAATTGTCGCGGGGATGGGAGGCAATGCTGGCAGTCAGGCCCTGACCCTGGTGATTCGGGGGATGGCCCTGGGACAAATAAGCAAGACCAATCTCAAGTGGCTATTAAGCCGTGAGCTGGTCGCCGGTTTTCTGAACGGGCTGTTATGGGCAACCCTGGTGGCCATTATTGCCTGGCTCTGGTTTGATGACCCGATTATCTCGCTGGTGATTGCCTGTGCCATGGTGATCAATTTAAGCGTCGCTGTTATCACCGGCGCAATGTTGCCGGTATTGCTGAAATCATTGCATATTGATCCGGCTCTGGCCGGCAGTATTATTCTGACCACCATTTCCGATGTGGTGGGATTCTTATCATTCCTTGGTCTGGCAACTATTTTCTATGGCTGA